The Sinomicrobium kalidii region GGGATCTACTTTTCCATCGCTACGAAATTCCTACAGATAACACATATCCGGGAAATGGTAAAACTGCTTTTTTCGGGAGAATCTTCAAAAAAAGGGGTCACCTCATTCCAGGCATTTGCCATTGCCATTTCGGGCCGGGTCGGGACCGGTAACATCGCCGGGGTGGCAACTGCCATTGCCGCAGGCGGCCCCGGGGCCATTTTCTGGATGTGGGTCATTGCCCTGTTAGGCTCGGCTTCTGCCTTTATTGAAGCTACACTGGGACAAATATATAAGGAAGTAAAAGACGGACAATATCGTGGTGGTCCTGCTTTTTACATAGAGCGGGGACTGAGGGTAAAGTGGTTTGCCTGGTTGTTTGCTGTTGTGACCATTGCCTCTACCGCCCTTTTCCTCCCCGGTGTTCAGAGCAATAGTATTGCACTGAGCGTACAGGAAGCCTTTAACTTTCCGACATGGATTACAGGGGCCGGCGTATGCCTATTGCTGGCACTTATCATTTTCGGAGGTATTAAGCGGATAAGTAAAGTAGCGGAGATCGTGGTGCCGTTCATGGCATTGGCTTACGTGCTTATGGCTGTGATCATTATCTTTATGAACATAAGCGAAGTACCGCAAATGCTCATGCTGATTGTCCGTTCTGCGTTTGGCATGGAAGAGATCTTTGCCGGCATTTTCGGTTCTGCTATTGCCTGGGGAGTTCAGCGCGGTATCTACTCTAATGAAGCCGGGCAGGGTACAGCACCTCATGCCGCCGCAGCAGCAGAGGTGAGTCATCCCGCCAAACAGGGACTGGTACAGGCGTTTTCCGTATATGTAGACACCCTGTTCGTGTGTACGGCGACCGCACTTATGATACTGTTCACCAATTCATACAACGTGAAGCACCCGGATAACGAAGACCAGTTTATTGTACAACACCTGGACAAAACAACCGAGGCAGGCCCCGCATTTACCCAAGCGGCTATAGCCCATCATTTCCCTACCGTCGGCGCTCCGTTTGTGGCCATATCTCTGCTCTTTTTTGCATTCACCACTATCATGGCCTATTACTACATTGCAGAAACAAACCTCAGCTACCTCGACCGCAAAGGTTCATGGTGGGCATTACTCGCATTGCGTGCGGTACTCCTCCTGGCCGTTTTCTATGGTACCATTAAAAGCGCCGAAACAGCCTGGGATATGGGCGATATAGGTGTAGGGCTTATGGCCTGGATAAATATCATTGCCATTTTATTCCTCCAAAGGCCTGCCCTGAAAGCTCTGAAAGACTATAAAGAACAAAAGAAAAGGGAAAAAACCCCTGTTTTCGATCCCGAAAAACTGGGGATCCGCAATGCGGATTTCTGGAAAGAATACAAAAATAAAAACCTGTAGAAACGTACGGCCGTGCGTCTCAAACGAGGTTACAACACTAAACTACACACAAAAAAACAGATGAAAGAATTATTAACTCAGTACGAAAACAAAACCCCGGAAATCGTTTTCCACTGGCAGGACCAGGAAACGGAAGCCGAGGGCTGGACAGTGATCAATTCGCTCCGCGGCGGAGCCGCCGGAGGTGGTACGCGGATGCGCAAGGGGCTGGACGTAAACGAAGTGCTTTCCCTGGCCAAGACCATGGAAGTTAAGTTTACCGTATCCGGACCTGCTATCGGCGGAGCAAAATCAGGTATCAACTTCGACCCTAAAGACCCGCGAAAAAAAGGCGTCCTGGAACGGTGGTACAAAGCCGTATCCCCCCTGCTGAAAAGTTATTACGGCACTGGCGGCGATCTTAATGTCGATGAAATACACGAGGTGATTCCCATTACCGAAGACTGTGGTGTATGGCATCCCCAGGAAGGTGTCTTCAACGGTCATTTCAAACCTTCGGAAGCCGACAAGATCAACCGGATCGGACAGCTTCGGCAAGGTGTTATCAAAGTGATCGAGAACGAAAAGTACTCTCCCGACGTCCGGAGGAAATATACTGTAGCCGACATGATCACCGGTTATGGGGTGGCCGAGGCCGTACGACATTATTACAATATATACGGTGGTAATGTGGAAGGTAAAAAAGCCATAATACAGGGCTTTGGTAATGTGGGAGCCGCCGCCGCTTTCTATCTCGCACAAATGGGAGCTAAAATTGTCGGTATCATGGATATTTCAGGAGGAGTTATCCG contains the following coding sequences:
- a CDS encoding Glu/Leu/Phe/Val dehydrogenase dimerization domain-containing protein → MKELLTQYENKTPEIVFHWQDQETEAEGWTVINSLRGGAAGGGTRMRKGLDVNEVLSLAKTMEVKFTVSGPAIGGAKSGINFDPKDPRKKGVLERWYKAVSPLLKSYYGTGGDLNVDEIHEVIPITEDCGVWHPQEGVFNGHFKPSEADKINRIGQLRQGVIKVIENEKYSPDVRRKYTVADMITGYGVAEAVRHYYNIYGGNVEGKKAIIQGFGNVGAAAAFYLAQMGAKIVGIMDISGGVIREDGFSLEEVKSMFLNKDDNTLIHEEAVSFEEMNKKIWGLQAEIFAPCAASRLITREQITQLINTGLEVISCGANVPFADKEIFFGPIMEYTDKQVSLIPDFISNCGMARVFAYFMEGRVAMNDNAIFQDTSDTVKKALQHTFKQSPSKTDISSTAFEIALRQLV
- a CDS encoding alanine/glycine:cation symporter family protein, yielding MEEIIKEAKNIVWSTPLVVLCLFAGIYFSIATKFLQITHIREMVKLLFSGESSKKGVTSFQAFAIAISGRVGTGNIAGVATAIAAGGPGAIFWMWVIALLGSASAFIEATLGQIYKEVKDGQYRGGPAFYIERGLRVKWFAWLFAVVTIASTALFLPGVQSNSIALSVQEAFNFPTWITGAGVCLLLALIIFGGIKRISKVAEIVVPFMALAYVLMAVIIIFMNISEVPQMLMLIVRSAFGMEEIFAGIFGSAIAWGVQRGIYSNEAGQGTAPHAAAAAEVSHPAKQGLVQAFSVYVDTLFVCTATALMILFTNSYNVKHPDNEDQFIVQHLDKTTEAGPAFTQAAIAHHFPTVGAPFVAISLLFFAFTTIMAYYYIAETNLSYLDRKGSWWALLALRAVLLLAVFYGTIKSAETAWDMGDIGVGLMAWINIIAILFLQRPALKALKDYKEQKKREKTPVFDPEKLGIRNADFWKEYKNKNL